The bacterium genome contains the following window.
TAATCAGCTTGAAGGTTTCTTGAGAAAAATAGCCGTTGGATACCCAATTGTTTTTGATTTTTTCTTTATGAGCCAATTTCATTGTTTCTATAGCCAGTTCTAAAAATATTGTCGGTTCAGTGTAAGTGTAAGAGATTGAGGGGGTGTTAAACTTTTTTGCTTCCCTAATAATTTGCTTAGGTGTTTTTTTAAATGACATTTTAAGCCAGTAATTTTTATTTTTTCCTTCTTTGGGAAGTTGGGAAATGGTCCAATTTTGGCACCACAAGCAATGAAAGTTGCAACCAGCAGTAGCAATAGAAAGAGAAAAGGTGCCGGGCATAAAGTGATAAAAAGGTTTTTTCTCTATGGGGTCAATTTCTTCAGCAATAAGATAGGGATAGTTTAAAGCAACCAGCTTTCCTTTTTTGTTCTCTCGCACTCCGCAGATCCCTCTTTGTTTGGGTGAGAGCAGGCAGTAGTGATTACAGGTAAGGCATTTTACTTTTTTGTTTTCAAGTTTTTGATAGAGAATTGATTCCCTCATTGTTTTAATTGTAGCAGGAATTAAGTTGTTTTTGTTTCAAGGGGGAATTATAATTGGTTTAGCTATGCTTATTTCCGCTGTTATTTCTCCTCATCCACCAATTATTATTCCTGAAGTTGGAGGAGAGGAAACAAGGAGGGTTAAAAAGACTATTTCTGCTCTTAAAAAACTTAATCAGAAATTCAAGAAACTAAAACCTGAAACAATAATTATTGTTACTCCCCATGGTTTGATTTATCCAGATAGTTTTAATGTTTGCGCTATGCCGTTTCTGCGGGGTAGTTTAGCTCATTTTGGAGCCCAAATGGAAAAAACCTATCAAAATGATTTGGAATTGGTTTATGCCCTAAATCAGGAAGCACAGAAGGCAGATATCCCAATAGTACCTTATGACAATGGCAAAGAAGCCTATGAGATTGATCATGGGGTTTTGGTCCCCCTTTATTATTTAGCAGAAGGGTTAAAGGTTAAGGTTGTGCCTATCACTTATTCCTATCTTTCTGTGCCTAAACATTTTAGTTTTGGCCAGCTTTTAGGTGAAGTTGTGGGTAAAACAGAAAAAAAGGTTGCTTTTGTGGCTTCTGGGGATTTGTCCCACCGTTTAAAATACAGCCAATATGGATATGTGAGAGAAGGAAAAATTTTTGACAAAAAGATAATTGAATTTCTCAAAAAAGGAAATACTAAGGGGATTCTTTCTTTGGATGAAAACTTAATAGAGTCTGCAGGGGAGTGTGGTTATCGTTCAATTGCAATAATGCTTGGTCTTTTGGATCAAAGGAAATGGC
Protein-coding sequences here:
- a CDS encoding radical SAM protein is translated as MRESILYQKLENKKVKCLTCNHYCLLSPKQRGICGVRENKKGKLVALNYPYLIAEEIDPIEKKPFYHFMPGTFSLSIATAGCNFHCLWCQNWTISQLPKEGKNKNYWLKMSFKKTPKQIIREAKKFNTPSISYTYTEPTIFLELAIETMKLAHKEKIKNNWVSNGYFSQETFKLI
- the amrB gene encoding AmmeMemoRadiSam system protein B, with the translated sequence MLISAVISPHPPIIIPEVGGEETRRVKKTISALKKLNQKFKKLKPETIIIVTPHGLIYPDSFNVCAMPFLRGSLAHFGAQMEKTYQNDLELVYALNQEAQKADIPIVPYDNGKEAYEIDHGVLVPLYYLAEGLKVKVVPITYSYLSVPKHFSFGQLLGEVVGKTEKKVAFVASGDLSHRLKYSQYGYVREGKIFDKKIIEFLKKGNTKGILSLDENLIESAGECGYRSIAIMLGLLDQRKWQGKILSYEAPFGIGYLVADIEFS